In Primulina huaijiensis isolate GDHJ02 chromosome 16, ASM1229523v2, whole genome shotgun sequence, a single genomic region encodes these proteins:
- the LOC140961764 gene encoding protein BIG GRAIN 1-like A, producing MYSREKSRKNHRDELSFSSTLLDEIYRSLNANADNTEDSNFFYRDNKLVKGQVNFSGNGNYCRSRRAEDEEMASFRRACFVEKWMLKEENDNLLVRRGSLVAESENKSFQDKDLFYFSSNSISSDSSGALSSSPDADFFSSSTKSRVSCFSSVERPKPVRVGGKDRQDELDDYKMGDENLFKSKSRALKIYASLRKMKQPISPGGKLTSFINSVFNHANEKKLKNADSSKGNQVGDLKSVGSSSNCSSASRPCLSKKSPKSREKTRNGIQRRVRFDPVSVILNGESRPKSIIGGDCKGFGRHSSVITNQLLDDLKLRRIRVKNRTVEEDDKNDKKSDDMSYGFRKKWEEEDDEDSMSDSSSDLFELDHLSSFGHSRLPMYETMKHFVI from the coding sequence ATGTACAGCCgagaaaaatcaagaaaaaatcacCGCGACGAACTATCTTTTTCCTCCACCCTTCTTGATGAAATCTACCGGTCCCTTAATGCAAATGCTGATAATACCGAGGActcgaattttttttacagAGATAACAAATTGGTAAAAGGTCAGGTGAATTTCAGTGGGAATGGTAATTATTGCCGCAGCCGCCGTGCAGAAGATGAAGAGATGGCTAGTTTCAGAAGGGCTTGTTTTGTTGAAAAATGGATGctaaaagaagaaaatgataatCTTTTGGTGAGAAGGGGTTCATTAGTGGCAGAATCTGAAAACAAGTCATTCCAAGACAaagatttgttttatttcagtTCAAATTCGATTTCTTCAGACAGTTCTGGTGCCCTTTCCTCTTCACCGGACGCTGACTTCTTCAGTTCCTCGACGAAGTCGAGAGTTTCTTGTTTTTCATCGGTCGAGAGGCCAAAACCTGTCCGAGTCGGAGGGAAAGACAGACAAGATGAGTTGGATGATTACAAAATGGGGGACGAAAATTTGTTTAAATCCAAGTCAAGAGCTCTGAAGATTTACGCGAGTTTGAGAAAAATGAAGCAGCCCATCTCGCCTGGCGGGAAGCTAACAAGTTTTATCAACTCTGTTTTCAATCATGCTAACGAAAAGAAGTTGAAAAATGCTGATTCAAGCAAAGGGAATCAAGTAGGAGATTTGAAATCGGTGGGATCATCGTCAAATTGTTCTTCGGCATCTAGGCCGTGTTTGAGCAAGAAGTCGCCAAAATCAAGGGAGAAGACGAGGAATGGTATTCAAAGAAGGGTCAGATTTGATCCTGTGAGCGTCATTTTGAATGGAGAATCAAGGCCTAAGAGCATAATTGGTGGGGATTGTAAAGGATTTGGAAGACATTCATCGGTAATTACAAATCAATTATTGGATGACTTGAAATTGAGGCGGATAAGAGTGAAGAATAGGACAGTTGAAGAGGATGATAAAAATGATAAGAAGAGCGATGATATGTCGTATGGTTTCAGGAAAAAAtgggaagaagaagatgatgaggATTCAATGAGTGATTCGAGTTCGGATTTGTTCGAGCTGGATCACTTGTCGTCGTTTGGACACAGTAGACTTCCCATGTACGAAACGATGAAACATTTTGTTATCTAG